Genomic window (Polaribacter batillariae):
GATTCTACAAAAACTAACCAAATTAGAAAACGCCCAATTTCGTTTAAATATCTTTAAACAAACTAATTGTACTGCTATCAAAAATCTTAATTTGCTTATTTATTACATCCTTAATTCGGCTGTCCGATAAAAAACTACCATAATGTTTTAGTAATTGATGATAAATATTTTCAAAAACCACAACGTCTCTTTTCTTATTTGCATCGGATAAAGTACTTCGTTTTGGAATACAATTCAATTGAAAATTACTGGTCTTTCCAGACAAACCAAGCATTGCACCAGATACTTCTCGAAGTGATGTACACTTAGAAAACGAACAAA
Coding sequences:
- a CDS encoding DUF4372 domain-containing protein, with protein sequence MSKSNNFSSKSVFGQLISLIDNSIITRAVKKCDSNRYTKRFTTKNHLISMLFCSFSKCTSLREVSGAMLGLSGKTSNFQLNCIPKRSTLSDANKKRDVVVFENIYHQLLKHYGSFLSDSRIKDVINKQIKIFDSSTISLFKDI